One window of the Yamadazyma tenuis chromosome 6, complete sequence genome contains the following:
- the RFC4 gene encoding replication factor C subunit 4 (EggNog:ENOG503NUUJ; COG:L), whose amino-acid sequence MTKESPLTLELPWVEKYRPHKLDNIVGNEETVERLKLIANDGNMPHMIISGLPGIGKTTSIHCLALELLGPELYKSATLELNASDDRGIDVVRNRIKQFAQTKIQLPPGRHKIIILDEADSMTPGAQQALRRTMEIYSNTTRFAFACNQSSKIIEPLQSRCAILRYNKLADDQVLTRLLEVCKLENVQFNTEGLQALIFTAEGDMRQAINNLQSTVAGFGMVNDVNVFKIVDQPHPLVIRKMLRSCCSSQDIDNAIDLLDGLWVKGYSAIDIVTSAFKVAKTLPDINESKRLEVIKEIGFTHMRVLEGVSTYLQLCGMLAKICDI is encoded by the coding sequence ATGACCAAAGAGTCCCCTTTGACCTTGGAACTTCCCTGGGTTGAAAAGTACAGACCTCATAAGCTTGATAACATTGTTGGAAATGAGGAAACGGTTGAAAGACTCAAGTTAATTGCCAATGATGGTAACATGCCTCATATGATTATTTCTGGATTGCCAGGGATTGGAAAGACCACTTCTATTCATTGTTTGGCACTCGAACTTCTAGGACCAGAATTATATAAACTGGCAACCTTAGAGTTGAATGCTTCTGATGATAGAGGTATTGATGTTGTTCGTAACAGAATCAAGCAATTTGCTCAAACCAAAATTCAATTGCCTCCGGGCAGACATAAGATTATCATCTTGGATGAAGCTGATTCTATGACACCTGGAGCTCAGCAAGCGTTAAGAAGAACAATGGAAATTTATTCCAATACTACCAGATTTGCCTTTGCTTGTAATCAATCTTCCAAGATAATAGAACCATTACAATCGCGGTGTGCCATCCTAAGGTATAATAAGCTTGCTGATGATCAAGTATTAACGAGATTGTTGGAAGTGTGCAAGCTTGAGAACGTTCAGTTCAACACCGAGGGTCTTCAAGCATTGATATTCACAGCTGAAGGTGATATGAGACAAGCCATCAACAATTTACAGAGCACAGTTGCAGGGTTTGGTATGGTTAATGATGTAAACGTATTCAAAATTGTTGACCAACCTCATCCTTTAGTGATTAGAAAGATGCTTAGAAGTTGCTGCAGCAGCCAAGACATAGATAATGCCATCGATTTACTAGACGGTTTATGGGTCAAAGGATACTCTGCAATTGATATCGTTACCCTGGCTTTcaaggttgcaaaaacgCTTCCCGATATCAATGAACTGAAAAGATTGGAAGTGATAAAGGAAATCGGCTTCACTCATATGCgtgttcttgaaggtgtttCTACATACTTACAGTTATGTGGGATGTTGGCCAAGATTTGTGATATATGA